A window of Candidatus Binatus sp. genomic DNA:
CCGTCGGTGAACTCAAGCGTCCTGAAGATGAACTCGCGCTCGAGATCGTCGAGCGAGTCGCCGATCCTGAGTTCGAAGTGCGGCCCTTTGCGATTCACCCGCCGCACGTCGGCCGGCAAATCCGCCGCCGTGATCAGCGGACCGCGCGCAACGATCGTCGCGCGTTCGATCACGTTGCGCAGTTGGCGGACGTTGCCGGGCCATCGATGCCCGCGCAGGATTTCCAGGCTTTCATTATCGACGCCGGTAACGCTCTTGCCGTTGGCCGCGGCGAACTGCCGGATGAATATCTCGACCAGCGCCGAAATGTCCTCGAGTCGATCGCGCAGCGGCGGCAGCTCGATCGTGAACACGTTCAGCCGATAGTAGAGATCCTCGCGCAGCCGGCCGAGCCGCGTTGCTTCCGCCAGATTCCGATTCGACGCCGCAAGCAGCCGCACGTCCAGCGCGATCTCGACCGTGCCGCCGAGCCGCCTGAGTTTCTGATCCTCGATCACGCGCAGCAGCTTCGCCTGCAGCTCGACTCGCATCTCGGTGATTTCGTCGAGCAGCAGCGTGCCGCGATTCGCCATCTCGAAGCATCCCTCGCGCCGCCGCTCCGCGCCGGTAAACGCCCCGCGCTCGTGCCCAAGCAACTCGCTCTCCATCAACGTCTCGGGCAGCGCCGCGCAGTTCACCGCTACATACGGACCGTTGCGGCGCGACGAAAGTTCATGGATCGTGCGCGCCACCAATTCCTTGCCGGTGCCGCTTTCGCCGACGATCAGCACCGACGCTGAACTCGGCGCGACTTCCTCGATCGTGCGCATCACCCGGCGGATCGCGAGCGATTGCCCCACGATTGGCCCGAGCTCGCCGCACTCGATCAGTTGTCTGCGCAGCCGCTGATTCTCTTCCGCGGTATTGATGTGATCCGAGAGATGATTCAGCAGCACGCACAGATGCGCCGGATCGATCGGCTTGCGCAAGTGGTCGTACGCCCCGAGCTTGATCGTCTGCACCGCATCGGGGAAGTCCCCTTCGCCGGAGATCACAATCGTCGCGATTCTGAGTCCCAGCTCGTGCAGATCGCGCAGGACGGTGATTCCGTCCTTGCCGGGAAGCTTGAGATCGAGCAGCAGGATATGAGGATCGAAATTCTGCACCGCCTCGACGACCTGCATGCCGTCATCGACGGTTTGAACCTTGAATCCCCAGGTTCCGATCAGCTCCCGCCAGGCTTCCCGCGTAGTCTTGTCGTCTTCGGCGACGAGTATCCGTAGTTCATTCGCCATGGGGCAAGGCGTGGCTCATTCGGTGAACGACGCGCGGCCTTGATGAGTTGTTGCGGGCGCGAATTGGAGGGCGATTCAAGTCACATGTATGACCGCTGGCGGAGAAGAAAAAGTTTGCAGGATCCATCTATCTGCCCGATGGCGCTTTCTTTCAGTTCAGCAATCGCTATGCCATCCAAAACCCTTGTCGCCCAGTGATTTTGTATTCCCGACAAGGAAACCTTGTAACTTCTTCTGCCCCGTAAAATAGACACACAGCGCCGAAGACAGCACATCACCGAGTTTTGCCGATTACTCAGTCGATGGCCCGAAGATTGCCCAATATCATTACTAACTTCGCACTACTTCGCCGGAGAATGACTAATGAAACTTCGAACTAGTATATTTTACGCGACTTGCTTTCTGGCGAGCGCCCTCCCCGCTTTCGCTCAGGACGCCGCCTCGCCCGAGATGCCGCCCAGCATGGGCATCATCGCCTGGATCATGGTGGGTCTGATCGGCGGATTCCTCGCGAGCAAAGTGGTGAATCGCACCGGCGAGGGCCTGCTCCGCGACATCCTGCTCGGTATCGTCGGCGCTTTTGTCGGTGGCCTGATCTTCCGCGCGATAGGCTCAGCCGGCGTGACCGGATTCAATCTGTGGAGCATCCTGGTCGCCTTCGTCGGCGCCGTGGTGTTCCTGATCCTGTATCACGCGATGTTCGGCAGACCGCGCACGCGCACCGTCTAGCGCGGAGACTTCACGGCGGGCCGGCGACGGCATTGGATTCAACTCCGACGCCGTCGCCGCTTGCATCCAGCGAAACGATCCGGAATTTTTTTACTTCCAGACTTCGTTTGCGATTTGAACGACCAGCCGCAGCTTTGCTTTTTGATCCTCCGCGGTCAGAGGATTTCCGCCCGCGGTGCTCGCGAAGCCGCATTGCGGTGAAATTCCCAAGCTGTCGAGCGCCGCGAATTTCGCCGCCTCATCGATTCTCCGCCGCAGTTCATCCTTGTGTTCGAGAACGGGCGTCTTCGAACTGATCAGTCCGAGACGAACGAACTTGTCCTTCGGCATGAAGCGCAACGGCGAGAAATCTCCCGCGCGGGCCGAATCGTATTCGAGGAAAAAACCGTCCACCTTGAGATCGCTGAACAGGCGCTCTGCGATCGCTTCGTAGCCGCCCTGCGCCATCCAGCGCCCGCGCAGATTGCCGCGGCATAGATGCATCCCGATTGTCATGCCGGGCGGGCGCGCTTCGAGGATCGCATTCATCGCGTCGATATAGAGCCCGAGCAATCGTTGCGGGTCCTCGCCATGCTCGCGAACTTTGGCGCGGACGTTCTCGTCGCAGAGCATGGCTTGCGGCACCTCGTCGAATTGCACGTAGGATGCTCCGGCCGCGCCCAACTCGGACAGTTCTTCGCGGTAGATTCGAACGAGGTCCGACCAGAATAGATCG
This region includes:
- a CDS encoding GlsB/YeaQ/YmgE family stress response membrane protein, with protein sequence MGIIAWIMVGLIGGFLASKVVNRTGEGLLRDILLGIVGAFVGGLIFRAIGSAGVTGFNLWSILVAFVGAVVFLILYHAMFGRPRTRTV
- a CDS encoding sigma-54 dependent transcriptional regulator → MANELRILVAEDDKTTREAWRELIGTWGFKVQTVDDGMQVVEAVQNFDPHILLLDLKLPGKDGITVLRDLHELGLRIATIVISGEGDFPDAVQTIKLGAYDHLRKPIDPAHLCVLLNHLSDHINTAEENQRLRRQLIECGELGPIVGQSLAIRRVMRTIEEVAPSSASVLIVGESGTGKELVARTIHELSSRRNGPYVAVNCAALPETLMESELLGHERGAFTGAERRREGCFEMANRGTLLLDEITEMRVELQAKLLRVIEDQKLRRLGGTVEIALDVRLLAASNRNLAEATRLGRLREDLYYRLNVFTIELPPLRDRLEDISALVEIFIRQFAAANGKSVTGVDNESLEILRGHRWPGNVRQLRNVIERATIVARGPLITAADLPADVRRVNRKGPHFELRIGDSLDDLEREFIFRTLEFTDGNKVRAAEILGISLKTLYNRLGKYLGKERAESA
- a CDS encoding 5-methyltetrahydropteroyltriglutamate--homocysteine S-methyltransferase, with product MKINPPFRAEHIGSLLRPRELKDAFGARSRGEIDELRFREILERCIVDAIRMQEEVGLETITDGEFRRVAWSTGFVSALEGLGSAQSIFEFRDSAGNSQRWDTCFAKGRVTRPRAITLEEFRFVRQHTNRTPKVTMPAPSFLHFFRLNECADRKVYPELDLFWSDLVRIYREELSELGAAGASYVQFDEVPQAMLCDENVRAKVREHGEDPQRLLGLYIDAMNAILEARPPGMTIGMHLCRGNLRGRWMAQGGYEAIAERLFSDLKVDGFFLEYDSARAGDFSPLRFMPKDKFVRLGLISSKTPVLEHKDELRRRIDEAAKFAALDSLGISPQCGFASTAGGNPLTAEDQKAKLRLVVQIANEVWK